CCAGTTCATGTGGGAGGGCCTGCACGTCGGCGAGGCGATCACACCGGGACGCTCCGAGCGCCTCGCCGCGCTCGCCGCGACCTGCACCGGCCGTGACAACGCCGAGCGCGCCCTGCTCGTCCTGCGCGGCTTCGACGCCATGACCCACGGCGAGAACGCGGAGGAGGTCGTCGAGACGTGCGACCGCGCCCTCGTCAACGGCCGTCTCGCGCCCGGGCTCGGCTGGACCGACACCGAGTGGGGCATCGAACTGCTGATGATGCTCGCCACCTCCTACGCCTACACCGACCGCCTCGACCGCGCCGAGGCCCTCTTCAACGAAGCCCTGCGCACCTACGAGTCCGCCGGCTGGAGCGGCGGCCACCTCGCCCTCGCACACGCCTACCTCGGTCTCGGCCTGCGCCGCCGGGGCCGGCTGAAGGAGGCGGAGGAGTCCCTGCGGGAATCGCTGCGCCTCGCCGAACGCGTCGGCCGCGGACTGCCCCTGTACTGGTCGGCCATCTGCAACCTCGTCGACGTGCTGCTCGCCCGCGGTCATGTCGACGAGGCGTGGAAGGTCGCCGACGAGTGGGGCTTCGCCCCGCCGTACCCCTCCACGATCGTGCTGCCCGACCCGCGTTCGGTGCGCGGCCGGCTGCTGCTCGCCGTCGGCCGCACCCAGGACGGGATCAACGAACTGGAGGCGGCCGAGAAGGCGGCCGCCGCCCGCGGTCACCTCAACCCGGTGACGGTCCCCTGGGCCGTCGACCTCGCCCGGGCCCTGGCCGTGCAGGACCCGGCGCGTGCGGCCCGGCTCGCCGCCGAAGCCCGCCGCCACGCCGAGCGGTTCGGCACCGACGCCGCGATCGGCGAGGCCCTGCGCTGCGCCGCCGCCCTGGAGACCGGCCAGCGCGCGGTCCGGCTGGCCGCCCAGGCGGCCGCCTACCTGGAGGCCTCGCCCTGCCAGTTCGAACACGCGGCCGCCCGCGTCGAGTACGGCATCCTGTCCCGCTCGGTGTCCGAGCTCAACCGCGGCCTCGCCCTGGCCCGCACCTGCGGCGCGGACGGCCTCGTCGCCCAGGCACAGCGCGCCCTGGACGGCCTGGTGACACCCCGGGTGGGCCTGGTGCCGGGACCACGGGGGTAGCGCCCGCCGGGCGCCGGGACCACAGGGGCAGCACCCGAAGCCCGCCGAGGAGCCACCCGGCTCCTCGGCGCGCACCGGTCCAGCCCGAGCCGCCCCAGGCAGCCTCAGCCTCAGCTTCAGCCGCGGCTGCCGTCGTCCTCCTCGGCCAGCACCCGCTGGGCCGTCGCGAACGCCGAGTTCGCCGCGGGCACCCCGCAGTACACGGCCGTCTGGAGGAGCACGGCGCCGATCTCCTCCGGGGTGAGCCCGTTGCGGCGGGCCGCCCGCACATGCATGGCCAGCTCGTCGTAGTGGCCGTGCGCGACCAGCGCGGTCAGTGTGATCATGCTGCGCTCACGGCGGCTGAGCGTCGGGTCGGTCCAGATCTCGCCCCAGGCGTAGCGCGAGATGAAGTCCTGGAAGCGGGCCGTGAACGGCGTCTGCCGGGCCTGCGCCCGGTCCACATGCGCATCGCCGAGCACCTCCCGCCGTACCTCCATGCCCCGCGTGGCTCCGCCGTCGAGGTGCGTGCGCAGCGCGGTCAGCACGGCCTCGGGGCGCTCGGCGGGCGCGAGGTGCGAGGCGCCGGGAAGCTCGACGAGCGTGGCGTCCGGCACGGCGTCCGCGATCTCCCGCAGATGCGCGGGCGGCGTCGCCGGATCCTGCCGCCCCGCGACCAGCAGCGTCCGTACGGCGACCTCCGCCAGCCGGTCCCGCAGGTCGAACGCGCCCAGCGCGTCGCAGCAGGCGGCGTACGCGTCCGGGTCGGCGTCGCGATGGTCGGCGATCAGCTCCGGCACGGTGAACCCGGGCGTGAACCAACGGGCGTCGGCGCCCTCCGCCAGCCCGGCCAGCCCCTCGCGCCGCACCAGCGCCGCCCGTTCCTCCCACGGCTTCGCGCCGTTGAAGTGGGCCGAGGAGCAGATCATGGCGAGGGACGAGACGCGCTCCGGGTGGTGCAGCGCCAGATGCAGGCCGACCGCGCCGCCCAGGGACACGCCCGCGTACGCGAACCGCTCCAGGCCGAGGGAGTCGGCGAGCGCCAGCACCAGGGCGGCGAGATCGCCGACGGTGGCCCCGGGACCGATCAGGTCGGCGGCGGAGCCCCCGTGCCCCGGCAGATCCCAGCGGACCACGCGATGCGTCACGGAAAGCTCGGGCGCGACCTTGTCCCACAGCGCGTACGACGTGCCCAGCGAGGGGCCGAGCAGCAGCGCGGGAGCGGAAGTCGGCCCCTCGGCACGGTGGTTGAGCAGCTTCTCGGTCAACGTCGCTCCAGCGCACGGTCGGTGAGGGCCCCGGCGGAGCCGGTGTAGCGGGCGGGGTCGGTCAGGTCGTCGAGGTCGAGGTCCTTCAGGTCGGGCTCCTCGGCGAGGAGTTCGGCCAGGGTGCGGCCCTCGGTGTAGGTGCGCGGGGCGAGCCGGGTGAGCAGCTCCTTCGCGCGGGCCCGGCCCAGCACGGCCGACAGCTCGGCGGACAGCCGCTCGGAGACGATGAGCCCATGGGTGAGCCCCAGGTTCGCGCGCATCGCGTCGGGGTGCACCCGCAGCCCCTCCGTCAGCTCGGCCGCGTCCCGGGCGGCCCCGCCGGTCAGCCGCAGCAGGTCCCGCAGCGGCTCCCACTCGGCGTGCCAGGCCCCGGCCGGCCGTTCGTCCTGCGCCGTCAACGACCCGTACAGCGTGGCCGCCAGCTGGGGCGCGCGCCGGGCCGCGGCGGCGATCAGCGTGGACCGCACGGGATTGGCCTTGTGCGGCATCGCCGAGGAGCCGCCCCCGCTGCCCTCCGCCAGCTCCGCGATCTCGGTGCGGGCCAGGGTGAG
This window of the Streptomyces sp. NBC_01275 genome carries:
- the pcaD gene encoding 3-oxoadipate enol-lactonase; amino-acid sequence: MTEKLLNHRAEGPTSAPALLLGPSLGTSYALWDKVAPELSVTHRVVRWDLPGHGGSAADLIGPGATVGDLAALVLALADSLGLERFAYAGVSLGGAVGLHLALHHPERVSSLAMICSSAHFNGAKPWEERAALVRREGLAGLAEGADARWFTPGFTVPELIADHRDADPDAYAACCDALGAFDLRDRLAEVAVRTLLVAGRQDPATPPAHLREIADAVPDATLVELPGASHLAPAERPEAVLTALRTHLDGGATRGMEVRREVLGDAHVDRAQARQTPFTARFQDFISRYAWGEIWTDPTLSRRERSMITLTALVAHGHYDELAMHVRAARRNGLTPEEIGAVLLQTAVYCGVPAANSAFATAQRVLAEEDDGSRG